The following are encoded in a window of Thermococcus sp. CX2 genomic DNA:
- a CDS encoding phosphate uptake regulator PhoU, giving the protein MEFRKIQFTGRSSYIISLPKKWVKEHSLKQGDVVPLTLNPDGSITIFPKEPKEVSEKKILYMSKEYSPDMAVRLVISAYIQGYDVLEIHFAEEMPIYKVKIRKVLQSLPGVEIILDEPQRMVAKSLLDEEEVNLAELLSRIRSLIISMLGDLELLISSPSEEEILRDINDLENELDRFYFLIIRAVNRLLTKRGVTEESGIIKRTFDLLGILFIVRNIERIGDHIMRIAENPSEINVPYLKEKFSQMMAQIEERDLGKIDKLMLELKEEISSIDYRQSIALESYRRILEYLENIGETIINMALS; this is encoded by the coding sequence ATGGAGTTCAGAAAGATTCAATTTACCGGCAGGAGCTCATACATAATCTCGCTGCCAAAGAAGTGGGTTAAAGAACACAGTCTAAAGCAGGGCGATGTCGTTCCCCTTACCCTGAATCCTGACGGCAGCATAACCATCTTTCCAAAGGAGCCAAAGGAGGTAAGCGAGAAGAAAATCTTGTACATGTCCAAAGAATACTCCCCTGACATGGCCGTTCGTTTGGTCATCTCTGCCTACATTCAAGGCTATGATGTCCTTGAAATTCACTTCGCCGAGGAGATGCCCATCTACAAGGTCAAGATAAGGAAAGTGCTCCAGAGCCTTCCAGGGGTTGAGATAATCCTTGACGAGCCCCAGAGGATGGTCGCCAAGAGCCTGCTCGATGAGGAAGAGGTTAACCTTGCGGAACTGCTTAGCAGGATTCGTTCGTTGATAATCTCAATGCTTGGAGACCTCGAGCTTCTAATATCTTCCCCCAGCGAGGAAGAGATCCTGAGGGACATAAACGATTTGGAGAACGAGCTGGATCGCTTTTACTTCCTCATAATACGCGCAGTGAACAGGCTCCTCACGAAGCGCGGCGTCACTGAGGAGAGCGGCATAATCAAGCGCACCTTCGATTTGCTTGGCATACTCTTCATAGTTCGCAACATCGAGCGCATAGGCGACCACATAATGCGCATAGCGGAGAACCCCAGTGAAATCAACGTTCCTTACCTGAAAGAGAAGTTCAGTCAGATGATGGCACAGATCGAGGAGAGGGACCTAGGCAAGATAGACAAGCTGATGCTTGAGCTGAAGGAGGAAATAAGCTCCATCGACTACCGTCAGTCCATAGCCCTCGAGAGCTACCGCAGGATCCTCGAATATCTTGAGAACATAGGGGAAACGATAATCAACATGGCCCTGAGCTGA
- a CDS encoding MFS transporter, with protein MGKWDIWFLHASTFFFFLGMAVVNPLISPLAMNLGADPFIVGTLAAISSIVALVFKPFGGVLGDRGLRFQVMALGSFFGALAGGFYVASIFLGSLTIFALGRALHGFAMALFFPSSLSTAIDMAPEGRVGETLGWRGMMFSFGNLMGPALGGFVADLLGFQAAFVLTVILSLLAIGFVLIAHSRIKGEVSLRSHERHEKPSYRALLRPFFVAASLALFFMSLAYGGLNTFLPALYKSLGFGTRVFGIYASIMGGASLLTRVIGGKEADRRGPLPVTTVGLGGVLVAYVILTFYTSPPVSYVSAALLGAGFGLAVPSLQMMALANLPRRIRTFGSGIYTMFFDLGYLTGPIVLGYIAQLKGYAAIFPLLPPIMLLSLLIAQLPRFLRTDGEASGG; from the coding sequence ATGGGCAAGTGGGACATATGGTTCCTCCACGCTTCGACGTTTTTCTTCTTCCTCGGCATGGCGGTAGTGAACCCTCTAATCTCGCCCCTCGCCATGAACCTCGGTGCGGATCCTTTCATCGTCGGAACCCTAGCGGCAATTTCATCGATAGTGGCGCTCGTCTTCAAGCCCTTCGGGGGAGTTTTGGGCGATAGGGGACTGCGCTTCCAGGTTATGGCGCTCGGATCATTCTTTGGGGCGCTCGCTGGCGGTTTTTACGTCGCTTCCATTTTCTTGGGCAGCCTAACGATCTTCGCCCTCGGTAGGGCTCTTCACGGCTTTGCAATGGCCCTCTTCTTCCCCTCTTCCCTATCCACCGCCATAGACATGGCTCCAGAGGGCAGGGTCGGCGAGACCCTTGGTTGGCGTGGAATGATGTTCTCCTTTGGCAACCTCATGGGGCCGGCATTGGGCGGTTTTGTCGCTGATTTACTTGGATTCCAGGCGGCTTTCGTATTGACCGTAATCCTCTCGCTCCTTGCTATTGGGTTTGTTCTCATCGCCCACTCTCGGATCAAGGGAGAGGTAAGTCTAAGGTCCCACGAGAGGCATGAAAAGCCGAGCTACAGAGCTCTCCTAAGGCCTTTCTTCGTGGCGGCTTCGCTTGCCCTGTTCTTCATGTCCCTCGCCTACGGCGGGCTGAACACATTCCTTCCAGCCCTCTACAAGTCCCTCGGCTTTGGAACTCGCGTCTTTGGCATTTACGCCAGCATAATGGGTGGCGCTAGCCTTCTGACGAGAGTCATTGGGGGCAAAGAGGCCGACAGACGCGGTCCTCTTCCCGTGACGACCGTTGGCCTCGGCGGTGTTCTTGTTGCGTACGTCATCCTCACTTTCTACACTAGCCCTCCCGTTTCTTACGTCAGCGCTGCCCTTCTCGGCGCGGGGTTTGGCCTGGCGGTCCCCTCACTCCAGATGATGGCTCTCGCGAACCTGCCGAGGAGGATAAGGACCTTTGGCTCTGGCATCTACACGATGTTCTTTGACCTCGGCTACCTTACCGGCCCGATAGTCCTCGGCTACATCGCCCAGCTCAAAGGGTACGCCGCGATCTTCCCGCTGTTGCCGCCCATAATGTTGCTGTCCCTCCTCATAGCCCAGCTGCCAAGGTTTTTAAGGACTGATGGAGAGGCCAGTGGGGGATGA
- a CDS encoding radical SAM protein yields MLIRVSYGTAVAMGLIKAKMLARPHTAYLMTYHEGRCRNNCAFCPQARESNADLNRLSRVTWPAFELETIVEKLRDGNFARICLQTIDYPGLVDDVFTILEGLQPLGLPISLSITPVDKETLEKFRELGVDYIGVGLDVASERLYPEIKDSVYSWDDMWRFTEDVISIFGEGKAFVHIIVGLGETDREALETIARAYSMDAEVSLFAFTPIRGTRLENVEPPNFKRYRRIQVAHYLLKEGIVKFHDLEFDRDGGLIGFGISKDELAEILPVEVFTTHGCPGCNRPYYNERPKKEPYNFPFLPEREYVKRSLDLIL; encoded by the coding sequence ATGCTGATAAGGGTCTCGTACGGCACGGCTGTAGCTATGGGTTTAATCAAGGCTAAAATGCTCGCAAGGCCCCATACTGCTTATCTGATGACGTATCACGAGGGCCGTTGCAGAAACAACTGCGCCTTCTGCCCCCAGGCGAGGGAAAGTAATGCAGATTTAAACAGGCTCTCCCGCGTAACCTGGCCGGCCTTTGAGCTGGAAACCATTGTGGAAAAACTTCGCGATGGAAACTTCGCTCGAATATGCCTCCAGACCATTGACTATCCCGGTTTGGTCGATGACGTTTTCACAATCCTCGAAGGTCTCCAGCCCCTCGGCCTTCCAATTTCCCTCTCGATAACCCCCGTTGATAAAGAAACCCTTGAGAAGTTTAGGGAGCTTGGAGTGGATTACATCGGCGTCGGCCTCGACGTCGCGAGCGAGAGGCTTTATCCTGAGATAAAGGACTCCGTCTATTCCTGGGACGATATGTGGCGCTTCACCGAGGATGTCATAAGTATCTTCGGCGAGGGCAAGGCCTTTGTGCACATCATTGTAGGCCTCGGTGAGACGGATAGGGAAGCCCTTGAAACGATAGCAAGGGCTTATTCGATGGACGCGGAGGTTTCCCTTTTTGCATTCACGCCCATCAGGGGAACACGCCTTGAAAACGTTGAACCGCCGAACTTCAAGCGTTACAGACGCATTCAAGTGGCCCACTACCTTCTGAAGGAGGGAATAGTCAAGTTTCATGACCTTGAATTTGATCGAGATGGTGGCCTCATAGGTTTCGGAATCTCAAAGGATGAACTGGCTGAGATCCTTCCGGTGGAAGTTTTCACTACTCACGGTTGCCCCGGCTGCAACAGGCCCTACTACAACGAGAGGCCGAAAAAAGAGCCCTACAACTTCCCGTTCCTTCCGGAAAGAGAGTACGTGAAGAGATCCCTGGACCTTATTCTTTGA
- a CDS encoding isoaspartyl peptidase/L-asparaginase family protein, whose translation MVAIIVHGGAGTIKKEDRIPKVIEGVREAVLAGWRELKRGSALDAVEEAVKVLEDNPIFNAGTGSVLTLDGKVEMDAAIMRGKTLEAGAVAGIWGVKNPISVARKVMEKTDHVILSGEGAVKFARLMGFEEYDPRTDERLKQWEELKKKLLETGEVKHWKKLGELIKEYPEVLRSTVGAVAFDGDEVVAGTSTGGVFLKMFGRVGDTPIIGGGTYANEVAGASCTGLGEVAIKLALAKSATDFVRLGMNAQAASDAAISLATKYFGADTMGIIMVDSRGNIGFAKNTRHMSYAYMKDGMNEPQAGV comes from the coding sequence ATGGTCGCAATAATAGTTCACGGCGGTGCCGGTACGATTAAGAAGGAGGATCGTATCCCAAAGGTCATCGAGGGTGTTAGAGAGGCTGTTCTTGCTGGCTGGCGCGAGCTCAAGCGCGGCTCTGCCCTCGATGCCGTTGAGGAAGCGGTTAAGGTCCTCGAAGACAACCCGATTTTCAACGCCGGAACTGGCTCCGTTCTGACCCTCGATGGAAAGGTCGAGATGGACGCTGCAATAATGCGTGGGAAGACTCTCGAAGCCGGTGCCGTCGCTGGAATTTGGGGAGTCAAGAACCCGATAAGCGTCGCGAGGAAGGTCATGGAGAAGACTGACCACGTCATCCTCAGTGGGGAGGGGGCAGTCAAATTTGCCCGCCTTATGGGCTTCGAGGAGTACGACCCAAGAACCGACGAGAGGCTGAAGCAGTGGGAGGAGCTGAAGAAGAAGCTCCTCGAGACTGGGGAAGTTAAGCACTGGAAGAAGCTGGGCGAGCTCATCAAGGAATATCCTGAGGTGCTGAGGAGCACCGTTGGTGCCGTCGCTTTCGACGGAGATGAGGTAGTTGCGGGGACTTCAACGGGTGGGGTCTTCCTCAAGATGTTTGGCCGCGTTGGGGACACTCCTATAATCGGCGGTGGAACCTACGCCAACGAGGTCGCTGGGGCTTCGTGCACCGGCCTCGGGGAGGTGGCAATAAAGCTCGCCCTGGCCAAAAGCGCCACCGACTTCGTCCGTCTCGGCATGAACGCTCAGGCCGCCAGCGATGCCGCTATAAGCCTCGCCACGAAATATTTCGGCGCTGATACTATGGGCATCATAATGGTTGATTCCCGCGGAAACATTGGCTTCGCCAAGAACACCCGGCACATGAGCTACGCCTACATGAAAGACGGCATGAACGAGCCTCAAGCGGGTGTCTGA